One stretch of Anolis carolinensis isolate JA03-04 chromosome 3, rAnoCar3.1.pri, whole genome shotgun sequence DNA includes these proteins:
- the LOC100553237 gene encoding protein-lysine methyltransferase METTL21E isoform X2, translating to MGRCFSPSVLTTQAWEGFNFADHKIKIREGIDSYGAVVWPSALVLCHFLEKNAKSYNIADKNVIEIGAGTGLVSIVASLLGARVIATDLPELIENLQYNVFKNSKMKCKHEPQVKELFWGVDLEKNFPKSSCQFDYILAADVVYHHPYLEELLLTFDHLCKNNTVIIWAMRFRQEKENQFVDRFKKVFDLQVITDFPSLSITLFKAKRRCRPK from the exons ATGGGGAGATGTTTCTCTCCTTCAGTGCTAACCACCCAAGCCTGGGAAGGATTTAATTTTGCTGATCATAAAATAAAGATTAGGGAAGGTATTGACAGTTATGGAGCTGTGGTTTGGCCTTCG GCTCTTGTTCTATGCCATTTTTTGGAAAAGAATGCGAAATCATATAATATAGCTGACAAAAATGTTATTGAAATTGGAGCTGGAACAGGTCTGGTCTCCATAGTAGCCAGCTTACTTG GTGCACGTGTGATTGCGACAGACTTGCCTGAATTGATAGAAAACCTTCagtacaatgtttttaaaaatagcaagatGAAATGCAAACATGAACCCCAGGTGAAAGAACTGTTCTGGGGAGTGGATTTAGAGAAGAATTTCCCCAAGTCTTCATGCCAGTTTGACTACATCTTAGCAGCGGATGTTGTCTACCACCACCCTTACCTGGAGGAACTGTTGCTTACCTTTGATCACTTGTGTAAGAACAACACAGTTATCATCTGGGCCATGAGGTTCAGACAGGAGAAAGAAAACCAGTTTGTTGACCGATTCAAAAAGGTCTTTGACCTGCAAGTGATTACTGATTTCCCCAGCTTAAGTATAACCCTGTTTAAGGCAAAGAGAAGATGCAGGCCAAAATGA